From a region of the Neobacillus niacini genome:
- a CDS encoding SpoVR family protein, with amino-acid sequence MNGDDRKALEYAISEITEIARGFGLDFYPMRYEICPAEIIYTFGAYGMPTRFSHWSFGKQFHKMKLHYDLGLSKIYELVINSNPCYAFLLDSNSLIQNKLIVAHVLAHCDFFKNNVRFQNTKRDMVESMAATAERIRRYEIQFGKKEVETFLDAVLAIDEHIDPSLMRPKLSWSLEDDVEDEEVQQSASPYDDLWKLDDKDKKQPAQPRKKQFPPRPEKDLLLFIETYSRELTDWQRDILTMMREEMLYFWPQLETKIMNEGWASYWHQRIIREMDLTSGEAIEFAKLNAGVVQPSKTGINPYYLGIKIFEDIEERYNNPTEDMIRRGVSPGSGREKMFEVREVESDISFLRNYLNKDLVMREDMYLFQKQGRDYKIVDKTWEHVRDQLVNMRVNGGFPYITVNDGDYLKNGELYLKHWYEDVELDVKYLEKVLPYIQQLWGRPVHIETMIEDRRMLFSYDGKGVHRKYL; translated from the coding sequence ATGAATGGGGACGATCGCAAAGCTCTTGAATATGCAATTAGTGAGATTACCGAAATTGCACGAGGCTTTGGTTTAGATTTTTATCCAATGCGATATGAAATTTGCCCAGCAGAAATCATTTACACATTTGGTGCCTATGGAATGCCTACCAGATTTTCACACTGGAGTTTTGGGAAGCAATTTCATAAGATGAAGCTTCATTATGATTTAGGTCTAAGTAAAATATATGAACTTGTTATTAATTCAAATCCTTGTTATGCCTTCTTATTGGATTCCAATTCGCTCATTCAAAACAAATTAATCGTCGCTCACGTACTTGCTCATTGTGATTTCTTTAAGAATAATGTCCGTTTCCAAAATACGAAGCGGGATATGGTTGAAAGCATGGCAGCTACAGCTGAAAGAATTCGCCGTTATGAAATTCAATTTGGGAAAAAGGAAGTTGAGACATTTCTAGACGCCGTACTTGCAATTGATGAACATATTGACCCTTCACTGATGAGACCTAAACTTTCTTGGTCACTTGAAGATGATGTTGAAGATGAAGAAGTCCAACAATCAGCCTCTCCATACGATGATCTGTGGAAGTTAGATGATAAGGACAAAAAGCAGCCGGCTCAGCCAAGAAAAAAACAATTTCCTCCAAGACCTGAAAAGGATTTATTATTGTTTATTGAAACATATAGCAGAGAGCTAACCGATTGGCAGCGAGATATTTTAACGATGATGCGTGAAGAAATGCTTTACTTTTGGCCGCAGCTTGAAACGAAAATTATGAATGAGGGTTGGGCTTCTTATTGGCACCAACGAATAATCAGAGAAATGGACCTAACTAGTGGTGAAGCAATTGAGTTTGCAAAATTAAATGCCGGAGTTGTGCAGCCATCAAAAACAGGAATCAATCCCTATTACCTAGGTATTAAAATTTTTGAGGATATTGAGGAGCGGTATAATAACCCAACAGAGGATATGATCAGAAGAGGGGTTTCGCCTGGTTCTGGCCGAGAGAAGATGTTTGAAGTCCGCGAAGTTGAATCAGATATATCGTTTTTGCGGAACTATTTAAACAAAGACCTTGTAATGAGAGAAGATATGTATCTTTTTCAGAAACAAGGAAGGGATTATAAAATTGTTGATAAAACATGGGAACATGTTCGTGATCAGTTGGTTAATATGCGTGTAAATGGAGGTTTCCCATACATTACTGTCAATGATGGGGACTATTTGAAGAATGGTGAACTTTATTTAAAGCATTGGTATGAAGATGTAGAATTAGATGTCAAATATCTTGAGAAAGTATTACCATATATTCAACAATTATGGGGAAGACCGGTTCACATTGAAACGATGATTGAAGATCGAAGAATGTTGTTTTCATATGATGGAAAAGGCGTTCATCGAAAATATTTGTAG